One Dromiciops gliroides isolate mDroGli1 chromosome 3, mDroGli1.pri, whole genome shotgun sequence DNA segment encodes these proteins:
- the NAA50 gene encoding N-alpha-acetyltransferase 50 isoform X1, which translates to MKGSRIELGDVTPHNIKQLKRLNQVIFPVSYNDKFYKDVLEVGELAKLAYFNDIAVGAVCCRVDHSQNQKRLYIMTLGCLAPYRRLGIGTKMLNHVLNICEKDGTFDNIYLHVQISNESAIDFYRKFGFEIIETKKNYYKRIEPADAHVLQKNLKVPSLGQNADVQKTDN; encoded by the exons TAGCCGGATCGAGCTGGGAGACGTGACACCACACAACATTAAGCAGTTGAAGAGGTTAAACCAGGTCATCTTTCCAGTCAGCTACAATGACAAGTTCTACAAGGATGTGCTGGAGGTTGGCGAACTAGCAAAACTTG CTTATTTCAATGATATTGCAGTGGGTGCAGTATGCTGTAGGGTGGATCATTCACAGAATCAGAAGAGACTTTACATCATGACACTAGGATGTCTGGCACCTTATCGAAGGCTAGgaatag GAACTAAAATGTTGAATCATGTCTTAAACATCTGTGAAAAAGATGGCACTTTTGACAACATCTATCT GCATGTCCAGATCAGCAATGAGTCAGCAATTGACTTCTACAGGAAATTTGGCTTTGAGATCATTGAGACGAAGAAAAACTATTACAAGAGGATAGAACCGGCGGATGCTCATGTGCTGCAGAAAAACCTCAAAGTTCCTTCTCTTGGCCAGAATGCAGACGTGCAAAAGACCGACAACTGA
- the NAA50 gene encoding N-alpha-acetyltransferase 50 isoform X2, translating into MKGRIELGDVTPHNIKQLKRLNQVIFPVSYNDKFYKDVLEVGELAKLAYFNDIAVGAVCCRVDHSQNQKRLYIMTLGCLAPYRRLGIGTKMLNHVLNICEKDGTFDNIYLHVQISNESAIDFYRKFGFEIIETKKNYYKRIEPADAHVLQKNLKVPSLGQNADVQKTDN; encoded by the exons CCGGATCGAGCTGGGAGACGTGACACCACACAACATTAAGCAGTTGAAGAGGTTAAACCAGGTCATCTTTCCAGTCAGCTACAATGACAAGTTCTACAAGGATGTGCTGGAGGTTGGCGAACTAGCAAAACTTG CTTATTTCAATGATATTGCAGTGGGTGCAGTATGCTGTAGGGTGGATCATTCACAGAATCAGAAGAGACTTTACATCATGACACTAGGATGTCTGGCACCTTATCGAAGGCTAGgaatag GAACTAAAATGTTGAATCATGTCTTAAACATCTGTGAAAAAGATGGCACTTTTGACAACATCTATCT GCATGTCCAGATCAGCAATGAGTCAGCAATTGACTTCTACAGGAAATTTGGCTTTGAGATCATTGAGACGAAGAAAAACTATTACAAGAGGATAGAACCGGCGGATGCTCATGTGCTGCAGAAAAACCTCAAAGTTCCTTCTCTTGGCCAGAATGCAGACGTGCAAAAGACCGACAACTGA